GTCCCCAAAGGCGGTGATAGATCCGACTCCATGGTGAATTGTGCCAGATTGGTTGCTCCAGACGAAAGATGAAACTCTCTTCCTGCCCAGCCAACGATGGTAAAGCCCCGTTGCCACATTGCCGGCTGCAGCGACTGCTCTATCAGGTAGCATGTATCCCCGGGCTGAATGGAGTAATCCAGCAAAAGCATCTGACTGCTGTAGCTTTCCTGATCCTTCAAAACAGAAGGCCCACCATTGATGCCGCCAGTCAGAACCAACTGCGGCTGATCAGCCACATTGTTTTGGTACAGATCCCTCCATCCCATGGCCCCAAAGACCTTCACCACGCGGAGTAGCGATGCCCCTTTAAAATCCGCAGCCGCCGCCACATCCAACCTGCCATCCGCCCTGCTGTAGATCAGCGTCTCATCATTATCCGACTCACGCCGCACTTGCACCAAAGGACCCGTGTAAGATGCCAGTGGACGTCGCACCACACTCCAAGCATCCCGCAGTCCACTCGAGAGCCCATCCAGCGCCCCCGCAAACCCTCCCCCCGTCTTCCCAGACGGCAGCCCCACAGATAGCCCTTGTCCCAGTCCGATCATAAAATCACAGCGCGACAAGGTTCGTGGCCGTCGTGGCCGTGGCATTCACGCGGCTCGTCGTGATCGGCAGCACAGCGCCTGCGGGCACGCCTGCAAACACCACCGCCACACCGTTCTCATTCACCGCCGCCACATCCCCCGCGCCGCCCACATACAGCGCACGCGCCGGGCCGCCCTTGATCGGGTACGTGTCAGACGGCGTCACTGGGCGGAAGGAAGAATCAGGCACCATCCCTTGCAGGGCGCCGGGGATCGATTTCGGGTCAAGGGGAGTGCGTCTTTGGGCAGCAGGCATGGTCGTTGTTTGTTAGGTTTTGGTCCGTCAAAAAAGTGTCACAATCTGGTATCGTCTGAAAAATCCGGCCTCTCGACCGTCCGCCACCTGCCGTTCCTGTCATCACCTCTCCAGTCAGGATGCCGCGCTACACACAGCGCCTTAGCGCATCATCTCGGAGCAGGTTCGCGCATCGCGTCTCACAGGATCCGGCAGGCGCAGACCGTGGTCGCAGCCTTCGCCCGGGCAGGGCAGGGGAGCACGCCTCCACGCCTCC
This genomic interval from Prosthecobacter vanneervenii contains the following:
- a CDS encoding spike base protein, RCAP_Rcc01079 family; this translates as MPAAQRRTPLDPKSIPGALQGMVPDSSFRPVTPSDTYPIKGGPARALYVGGAGDVAAVNENGVAVVFAGVPAGAVLPITTSRVNATATTATNLVAL